In the Piscinibacter sp. XHJ-5 genome, one interval contains:
- a CDS encoding ABC transporter ATP-binding protein produces MGALSIRNVRKSFGSTDILKGIDIEVEAGEFLILVGPSGCGKSTLLNMVAGLDTPTAGSIHIAERDVTYALPRDRDIAMVFQSYALYPNMNVAQNISFGLEMRNVPKAQRDEAVKRVAKMLQIEHLLDRKPGQLSGGQRQRVAMGRALARNPKLFLFDEPLSNLDAKLRVEMRAEIKLLHQRTKTTTVYVTHDQVEAMTLGDRIAVMRDGVVQQFGTPDDIYSRPATRFVAEFIGSPAMNMLGGRRNADGLHANGIELSLTPEQRRALQAANAPEITYGLRPESLAFASQGLPGTVSMLEPTGPETYALVDTPVGTVTARVPGKVEQRVGESVFLHWSPADAHLFDARSEKRVA; encoded by the coding sequence ATGGGCGCACTGTCCATCCGCAACGTCAGGAAGAGCTTCGGCTCGACCGACATCCTCAAGGGCATCGACATCGAGGTCGAGGCCGGCGAGTTCCTGATCCTCGTGGGCCCTTCCGGCTGCGGCAAGAGCACGCTGCTCAACATGGTCGCCGGCCTGGACACGCCGACCGCCGGCAGCATCCACATCGCCGAGCGCGACGTCACCTACGCGCTGCCGCGCGACCGTGACATCGCGATGGTGTTCCAGAGCTATGCGCTGTATCCCAACATGAACGTCGCGCAGAACATCAGCTTCGGACTCGAGATGCGCAACGTGCCCAAGGCGCAGCGCGACGAGGCGGTCAAGCGGGTCGCGAAGATGCTGCAGATCGAGCACCTGCTCGACCGCAAGCCGGGCCAGCTCTCGGGCGGCCAGCGCCAGCGCGTGGCGATGGGCCGTGCGCTCGCCCGCAATCCCAAGCTGTTCCTGTTCGATGAGCCGCTGTCCAACCTGGACGCCAAGCTGCGCGTGGAGATGCGCGCCGAGATCAAGCTGCTGCACCAGCGCACCAAGACGACCACCGTGTACGTCACGCACGACCAGGTCGAGGCGATGACCCTGGGCGACCGAATCGCCGTGATGCGCGACGGCGTGGTGCAGCAGTTCGGAACACCCGACGACATCTACAGCCGCCCGGCCACCCGCTTCGTCGCCGAATTCATCGGCTCGCCGGCGATGAACATGCTCGGCGGGCGCCGCAACGCCGACGGCCTGCATGCCAACGGCATCGAACTTTCGCTGACGCCCGAGCAGCGCCGCGCACTGCAGGCGGCGAATGCGCCGGAGATCACGTACGGGCTGCGCCCGGAGAGCCTCGCGTTCGCGTCGCAGGGCCTGCCCGGCACGGTGAGCATGCTGGAGCCCACCGGTCCCGAGACCTACGCGCTGGTCGACACCCCGGTCGGCACCGTGACCGCGCGCGTGCCGGGAAAGGTGGAGCAGCGTGTCGGCGAGTCGGTGTTCCTGCACTGGTCGCCGGCCGACGCGCATCTGTTTGACGCCCGCAGCGAGAAGCGCGTCGCATGA
- the deoA gene encoding thymidine phosphorylase, translating into MTLAQETIRRKRDGLRLADTEIRAFVEGIARGDVSDAQIAAFAMATCWRGMATPEAVALTLAMRDSGAVLDWREADLHGPVVDKHSTGGIGDTVSLVLAPLLAACGCHVPMVSGRGLGHTGGTLDKLEAIPGYAVDVPLDVFRRVVREAGVAIVGAGPALAPADRRLYAVRDLTATVESIPLITASILSKKLAAGLQALALDVKFGNGAFMRDLASARALARSLVETGCGAGLPTEALLTDMNEPLAPAAGNALEVHVAIRHLRGDERSARLDEVVRAFGITLLRQARLARDDDDARARLARALDSGAAAERFARMVSGLGGPTDLLERADQLLPAAPVVREVAAAAGGVVAAIDTRALGLAVVELGGGRRRAEDRIDPAVGLAGLAPLGMRVEPGQPLALVHAATAAAANAAVATVQAAYAVSDTAASPGPLIAGRIVREQG; encoded by the coding sequence ATGACGCTGGCGCAGGAGACCATCCGCCGCAAGCGCGACGGTCTCAGGCTGGCCGATACCGAGATCCGCGCCTTCGTCGAGGGCATCGCCCGCGGCGACGTGAGTGACGCGCAGATCGCCGCGTTCGCCATGGCCACCTGCTGGCGCGGCATGGCCACGCCGGAAGCCGTGGCCCTCACGCTGGCCATGCGCGACAGCGGCGCGGTGCTCGACTGGCGCGAGGCCGACCTGCACGGCCCGGTGGTCGACAAGCACTCCACCGGCGGCATCGGCGACACCGTCTCGCTGGTCCTCGCACCGCTGCTCGCCGCCTGCGGCTGCCACGTGCCGATGGTCTCGGGGCGCGGACTCGGCCACACCGGCGGCACGCTGGACAAGCTGGAGGCGATCCCGGGCTACGCCGTCGACGTGCCGCTGGACGTCTTCCGCCGCGTCGTGCGCGAAGCAGGCGTCGCCATCGTCGGCGCCGGGCCGGCGCTCGCACCCGCCGATCGGCGCCTCTACGCGGTGCGCGATCTGACGGCGACGGTCGAGTCGATCCCGCTGATCACCGCTTCCATCCTCTCGAAGAAGCTCGCCGCCGGCCTGCAGGCGCTGGCGCTGGACGTGAAGTTCGGCAACGGCGCCTTCATGCGCGACCTGGCGAGCGCACGGGCGCTGGCCCGCAGCCTGGTCGAGACCGGCTGCGGCGCGGGCCTGCCCACCGAAGCGCTGCTCACCGACATGAACGAGCCGCTCGCACCGGCCGCGGGCAATGCGCTCGAAGTGCATGTCGCGATCCGCCATCTGCGAGGCGACGAGCGATCGGCGCGGCTGGACGAGGTGGTGCGTGCCTTCGGCATCACGCTGCTGCGCCAAGCCCGGCTGGCACGCGACGACGACGACGCCCGCGCCCGCCTGGCGCGCGCGCTGGACAGCGGCGCCGCGGCCGAGCGCTTCGCCCGCATGGTGTCGGGCCTGGGCGGTCCCACCGATCTGCTGGAGCGTGCGGACCAGCTGCTGCCCGCTGCGCCGGTGGTGCGCGAGGTGGCCGCTGCTGCGGGCGGTGTCGTCGCGGCCATCGACACGCGGGCCCTGGGACTCGCCGTCGTCGAGCTCGGCGGCGGCCGCCGGCGTGCCGAGGACCGCATCGATCCTGCCGTGGGGCTCGCCGGCCTGGCGCCGCTCGGCATGCGCGTCGAGCCGGGGCAGCCGTTGGCGCTGGTCCATGCCGCAACGGCCGCCGCGGCGAACGCAGCGGTCGCGACGGTGCAAGCGGCCTATGCGGTGTCGGACACGGCGGCATCGCCCGGCCCGCTGATCGCGGGCCGCATCGTTCGGGAGCAGGGATGA
- a CDS encoding cytidine deaminase: MSDDELIALAAQAREAAYAPYSGFRVGAAVRARDGRLFTGCNVENASYGLCNCAERTALFSAIAAGVPAGALDRIAVIGDTAQPISPCGACRQVMLELGGEALAVVLANLHGARQVTTAGALLPGAFRFDP; the protein is encoded by the coding sequence ATGAGCGACGACGAACTGATCGCGCTGGCGGCGCAGGCCCGCGAAGCCGCCTATGCGCCCTATTCCGGCTTTCGCGTCGGCGCCGCGGTGCGTGCGCGAGACGGCCGCCTGTTCACCGGCTGCAACGTCGAGAACGCCTCGTACGGGCTGTGCAATTGCGCCGAGCGGACGGCGCTGTTCAGCGCCATCGCCGCGGGCGTTCCGGCCGGCGCGCTGGACCGCATCGCGGTGATCGGCGACACGGCGCAGCCCATCTCGCCGTGTGGCGCATGCCGGCAGGTGATGCTCGAGCTGGGCGGCGAGGCGCTGGCAGTGGTGCTGGCGAATCTGCACGGTGCACGCCAGGTGACGACCGCCGGCGCGTTGCTGCCGGGTGCATTCCGGTTCGATCCGTAG
- a CDS encoding ABC transporter ATP-binding protein — protein MNADFAVELLGIHKRFGAVHANDDVTLRVRRGSVHGIVGENGAGKSTLMSVLYGFYPADEGTIRLEGRELQLGGTHDAIAHGVGMVHQHFMLVERFTVLENVVLGAEQGMLLSRSLAQARSELARLADEFGLAVDPDARVRDLPVGVLQRVEILKALFRGARILILDEPTGVLTPQETEALFRVLSSLKARGVTVLLITHKLKEILAITDRVTVMRAGRVVADRDTAATSEVELAELMVGRKVQLETAPLARHRGDIRLEAREIGWHDAQGWARLHDISLQLHSGEIVGVAGVAGNGQSELLAVLSGLEPPQQGSVHLALADGGTCRIDARHPVDPRRLRALGVAHVPEDRHRLGLVLGFAAWESALLGYEDEPAVRRGPWLLRAPARRQCREMMEAFDVRPRDESLLSSKFSGGNQQKLILAREFRRAPRVLLVGQPTRGVDIGAIEFIHRRIVALRDAGCAVLLVSTELDEILALADRIVVMSGGRITGTLARDQTDERQLGCLMGQAA, from the coding sequence TTGAACGCCGACTTCGCCGTCGAGCTGCTGGGCATCCACAAGCGCTTCGGCGCGGTGCATGCCAACGACGACGTGACCTTGCGCGTGCGGCGCGGCAGCGTGCACGGCATCGTGGGGGAGAACGGCGCCGGCAAGTCGACGCTGATGAGCGTGCTCTACGGCTTCTACCCGGCCGACGAAGGCACGATCCGCCTCGAGGGGCGCGAGCTGCAGCTCGGCGGCACGCACGACGCCATCGCGCACGGAGTCGGCATGGTGCACCAGCACTTCATGCTGGTCGAACGCTTCACCGTCCTGGAGAACGTGGTGCTGGGCGCCGAGCAAGGCATGCTGCTGTCTCGCAGCCTCGCCCAGGCGCGGAGCGAGCTGGCGCGGCTGGCCGACGAATTCGGCCTGGCGGTCGACCCCGATGCCCGCGTGCGCGACCTGCCGGTCGGCGTGCTGCAGCGGGTCGAGATCCTGAAGGCGCTGTTTCGCGGAGCACGCATCCTCATCCTCGACGAGCCCACCGGCGTGCTGACGCCGCAGGAGACCGAGGCGCTGTTCCGCGTGCTGTCATCGCTGAAGGCACGCGGCGTCACGGTGCTGCTCATCACTCACAAGCTGAAGGAGATCCTCGCCATCACCGACCGCGTGACCGTGATGCGCGCCGGACGCGTCGTCGCCGATCGCGACACCGCCGCGACCAGCGAGGTCGAGCTCGCCGAGCTGATGGTCGGACGCAAGGTGCAGCTCGAAACCGCCCCGCTCGCGCGCCACCGCGGCGACATCCGGCTCGAGGCGCGCGAGATCGGCTGGCACGACGCGCAGGGTTGGGCGCGCCTGCACGACATCTCGCTGCAGCTGCATTCCGGCGAGATCGTCGGCGTGGCGGGCGTGGCGGGCAACGGCCAGAGCGAATTGCTCGCCGTGCTGTCCGGCCTGGAGCCCCCGCAGCAGGGATCGGTCCATCTCGCGCTGGCCGACGGCGGCACCTGCCGCATCGACGCGCGCCATCCGGTCGATCCGCGCAGGCTGCGTGCGCTGGGCGTCGCCCACGTGCCGGAGGATCGCCACCGCCTGGGCCTGGTGCTCGGATTCGCGGCCTGGGAATCGGCGCTGCTCGGCTACGAGGACGAGCCGGCGGTGCGCCGCGGTCCCTGGCTGCTGCGCGCGCCCGCGCGCCGGCAGTGCCGCGAGATGATGGAAGCGTTCGACGTGCGGCCGCGCGACGAGTCGCTGCTGTCGTCCAAGTTCTCCGGCGGCAACCAGCAGAAGCTGATCCTCGCCCGCGAGTTCCGCCGTGCGCCGCGCGTGCTGCTGGTCGGGCAGCCGACACGCGGGGTCGACATCGGGGCGATCGAGTTCATCCATCGCCGGATCGTCGCTCTGCGCGATGCGGGCTGCGCCGTGCTGCTCGTGTCCACCGAGCTCGACGAGATCCTCGCCCTCGCCGACCG
- a CDS encoding carbohydrate ABC transporter permease, which yields MWHRIALYALLLLFALVFLTPMYVMLTTSLKDMAQIREGNLLSLPASPGFEAWAKAWSSACTGVDCGGLKPFFINSVLMVIPAVLVSTTLGAVNGYVLSKWRFKGSELIFALMLFGMFMPFQVVLLPMSQILGWLGIASSIWGLVLVHILAGLPSTTLFFRNYYVGLPDELIKAAMLDGAGFWRIFWRIVLPLSAPILVVTLIWQFTNIWNDFLFGVVFSGGASKPITVGLNNLANTSSAVKEYNVDMAAAMIAALPTLVVYIVAGKYFVRGLTAGAVKG from the coding sequence ATGTGGCACCGCATCGCCCTGTATGCCCTGCTGCTGCTCTTCGCGCTGGTCTTCCTCACGCCGATGTACGTGATGCTGACCACCTCGCTGAAGGACATGGCGCAGATCCGTGAAGGCAACCTGCTGTCGCTGCCGGCATCGCCGGGATTCGAGGCCTGGGCCAAGGCCTGGTCCAGCGCATGCACCGGCGTGGACTGCGGCGGCCTCAAGCCCTTCTTCATCAACTCGGTGCTGATGGTGATCCCCGCGGTGCTGGTCTCGACCACGCTGGGCGCGGTCAACGGCTACGTGCTCAGCAAGTGGCGCTTCAAGGGCAGCGAGCTGATCTTCGCGCTGATGTTGTTCGGCATGTTCATGCCGTTCCAGGTCGTGCTGCTGCCGATGTCGCAGATCCTCGGCTGGCTGGGCATTGCCAGCTCGATCTGGGGCCTGGTGCTGGTGCACATCCTCGCCGGCCTGCCATCGACCACCCTGTTCTTCCGCAACTACTACGTCGGCCTGCCCGACGAGCTGATCAAGGCGGCCATGCTCGATGGCGCCGGCTTCTGGCGCATCTTCTGGCGCATCGTGCTGCCGCTGTCGGCGCCCATCCTCGTCGTCACGCTGATCTGGCAGTTCACCAACATCTGGAACGACTTCCTGTTCGGCGTGGTGTTCTCGGGCGGCGCGTCCAAGCCGATCACGGTGGGCCTCAACAACCTGGCCAACACATCGAGCGCGGTCAAGGAATACAACGTCGACATGGCCGCGGCGATGATCGCGGCACTGCCGACGCTGGTCGTGTACATCGTCGCAGGCAAGTATTTCGTGCGCGGGCTGACGGCCGGCGCGGTGAAGGGGTGA
- the deoC gene encoding deoxyribose-phosphate aldolase gives MNDLQAARLALRCLDLTSLKDEDTAASIDALARSANTPQGAPAALCVLPQLVPAAVRALAEQQLEGVRVATVANFPRGESAPEQVLQDTRAALANGAQEIDLVFPWRALLAGHRRAGQELVSRCKEACADVPLKVILETGELRTARWIREASQIALAAGADFLKTSTGKVSVNATPEAAALMLEVILEHGGHAGLKVAGGVATLNDAKRYIALAAQAYGAERLSPRTLRFGASGLLPVLLATLEGRSAGVAQGTY, from the coding sequence ATGAACGACCTGCAAGCCGCCCGACTCGCGCTGCGCTGCCTCGACCTCACCTCGCTGAAGGACGAGGACACCGCCGCGTCGATCGACGCGCTGGCGCGCAGCGCCAACACGCCGCAGGGCGCGCCGGCTGCCCTGTGCGTGCTGCCGCAACTGGTGCCGGCGGCGGTGCGCGCACTTGCCGAGCAGCAGCTCGAGGGCGTGCGCGTGGCCACCGTGGCCAATTTCCCGCGCGGCGAATCGGCGCCCGAGCAGGTGCTGCAGGACACCCGCGCGGCGCTGGCCAACGGCGCGCAGGAGATCGACCTGGTGTTTCCCTGGCGTGCCCTGCTCGCCGGTCACCGGCGCGCCGGCCAGGAGCTGGTCAGCCGCTGCAAGGAGGCCTGCGCCGACGTGCCGCTCAAGGTCATCCTCGAGACGGGCGAGCTGCGCACCGCGCGCTGGATCCGCGAAGCGAGCCAGATTGCCCTGGCGGCCGGCGCCGATTTCCTCAAGACCTCCACCGGCAAGGTGTCGGTCAACGCCACGCCCGAGGCCGCGGCGCTGATGCTCGAGGTGATCCTCGAGCACGGCGGGCATGCCGGGCTCAAGGTGGCCGGCGGGGTCGCCACGCTGAACGACGCCAAGCGTTACATCGCGCTCGCCGCGCAGGCCTACGGCGCCGAGCGGCTGTCGCCCCGGACGCTGCGCTTCGGGGCGTCGGGTCTGCTGCCGGTGCTGCTCGCCACTCTGGAAGGCCGCAGCGCCGGCGTGGCCCAAGGCACCTATTGA
- a CDS encoding AGE family epimerase/isomerase, translating into MSSAAVDFRSPDFLRRHILHTMSFYEGRALDPSGGFFHFFKDDGDVYDRQIRHLVSSTRFVFNYAMAARRFGNVHWRNAARHGLRFLRDVHRDAATGGYAWQLRWCGGRKEVLDNTNHCYGLAFVLLAHAHAALAGITEARVGISETFELMERHFWEPVPSLYADEADAAWNVGSYRGQNANMHTCEAMLAAFEATSDRRYLDRAEAIADAVTRQLAARAGGLIWEHYRSDWTPDWDYNRHDRSNIFRPWGYQPGHLTEWAKLLLILERQRGARWLLPRAQELFAAATEHAWDNTHGGLVYGFASDDAHPGRFAVCDGDKYFWVQAESLAAAALLAVRTGEGGYWDWYDRLWDYSWRHFVDHRHGAWYRILTPDNRKYSDEKSPAGKTDYHTMGACYEVLAALAL; encoded by the coding sequence ATGAGCAGCGCCGCCGTCGATTTCCGCTCCCCCGACTTCCTGCGCAGGCACATCCTGCACACGATGTCGTTCTACGAGGGGCGCGCGCTGGACCCCAGCGGCGGCTTCTTTCACTTCTTCAAGGACGACGGCGACGTCTACGATCGCCAGATCCGCCACCTGGTCAGCAGCACGCGCTTCGTCTTCAACTACGCCATGGCGGCGCGCCGCTTCGGCAACGTGCACTGGCGCAATGCCGCGCGCCACGGCCTGCGCTTCCTGCGCGACGTGCACCGCGACGCGGCGACGGGTGGCTATGCCTGGCAGCTGCGCTGGTGCGGCGGCCGCAAGGAAGTCCTGGACAACACCAACCATTGCTACGGCCTGGCCTTCGTGCTGCTCGCGCATGCGCATGCCGCGCTGGCCGGCATCACCGAGGCTCGGGTGGGGATCAGCGAGACCTTCGAGCTGATGGAGCGCCATTTCTGGGAGCCGGTGCCCTCGCTCTATGCCGACGAGGCCGATGCGGCCTGGAACGTCGGCAGCTACCGCGGCCAGAACGCCAACATGCACACCTGCGAGGCGATGCTGGCGGCGTTCGAGGCGACGTCCGACCGGCGCTATCTCGACCGCGCCGAGGCGATCGCCGACGCGGTCACCCGCCAGCTGGCCGCGCGCGCCGGGGGCCTGATCTGGGAGCACTATCGCAGCGACTGGACGCCCGACTGGGACTACAACCGCCACGACAGGAGCAACATCTTCCGCCCCTGGGGCTACCAGCCGGGACATCTCACCGAGTGGGCCAAGCTGCTGCTGATCCTGGAGCGCCAGCGCGGCGCCCGCTGGCTGCTGCCGCGCGCCCAGGAGCTCTTCGCCGCGGCCACCGAGCACGCCTGGGACAACACCCACGGCGGGCTGGTCTACGGCTTCGCGTCCGACGATGCGCATCCGGGGCGCTTTGCCGTCTGCGACGGCGACAAGTACTTCTGGGTCCAGGCCGAGAGCCTGGCGGCGGCGGCGCTGCTCGCCGTGCGCACCGGGGAAGGCGGCTACTGGGACTGGTACGACCGCTTGTGGGACTACAGCTGGCGCCACTTCGTCGACCACCGGCACGGAGCGTGGTACCGCATCCTGACGCCGGACAACCGCAAGTACAGCGACGAGAAGAGCCCGGCGGGAAAGACCGACTATCACACGATGGGGGCCTGCTACGAGGTGCTGGCGGCGCTGGCGCTTTGA
- a CDS encoding sugar ABC transporter permease, protein MTPTLSPAARLSQWMPKLVIAPSFVLAMAFIYGLMAWNGYLSLSASRLLPNYEFVGVEQYGRLFDSERWWVALTNLGIFGGLFLFFGMAIGLLLAILLDQKIRAEGALRTIYLYPMALSMIVTGTAWKWILNPGLGIEKLVQGLGFADFQFDWLINPDRAIYTVVIAGVWQSAGFVMALFLAGLRGIDDSILKAAQIDGASLPRIYWRIIIPSLRPVFFSTLMVLSHLAIKSFDLVMALTAGGPGFATDLPATYMYTMAFTRGQIGLGAASATVMLATVAAIVVPYLYSELRAKR, encoded by the coding sequence ATGACCCCCACCCTCTCTCCCGCCGCCCGCCTCAGCCAGTGGATGCCCAAGCTGGTCATCGCGCCGTCATTCGTGCTCGCGATGGCCTTCATCTACGGCCTGATGGCGTGGAACGGCTACCTCTCGCTGTCGGCTTCGCGCCTGCTGCCGAACTACGAGTTCGTCGGCGTCGAGCAGTACGGGCGGCTGTTCGACAGCGAGCGCTGGTGGGTGGCGCTGACCAACCTCGGCATCTTCGGCGGGCTGTTCCTGTTCTTCGGCATGGCGATCGGCCTGCTGCTGGCCATCCTGCTCGACCAGAAGATCCGCGCCGAAGGCGCGCTGCGTACCATCTACCTGTACCCGATGGCGCTCAGCATGATCGTCACCGGCACCGCCTGGAAGTGGATCCTCAACCCGGGCCTGGGCATCGAGAAGCTGGTGCAGGGCCTGGGCTTCGCCGACTTCCAGTTCGACTGGCTCATCAATCCCGATCGTGCCATCTACACCGTCGTCATCGCCGGCGTATGGCAGAGCGCCGGCTTCGTGATGGCGCTGTTCCTCGCCGGCCTGCGCGGCATCGACGACTCCATCCTGAAGGCCGCGCAGATCGACGGCGCGAGCCTGCCGCGCATCTACTGGCGCATCATCATCCCGAGCCTGCGGCCCGTGTTCTTCAGCACGCTGATGGTGCTGAGCCACCTCGCGATCAAGAGCTTCGACCTCGTGATGGCCCTCACCGCCGGCGGCCCGGGCTTCGCGACCGACCTGCCGGCCACCTACATGTACACCATGGCTTTTACGCGCGGCCAGATCGGCCTGGGCGCGGCCTCGGCGACCGTCATGCTGGCGACCGTCGCGGCCATCGTCGTGCCTTACCTGTACTCCGAGCTGAGGGCCAAGCGATGA
- a CDS encoding BMP family ABC transporter substrate-binding protein: MSIRAAAVVIAAALAASAHAQTRQPAVVYDAGGKFDKSFNEAAYNGIERFKKETGTAYLDFEISNDTQREQALRRMAQKGADPIIAVGFGHASALEKVAKEFPNAHFAIIDSEVKLPNVQSVLFKDQEGSFLAGWLAATTSKSGKVGFIGGMDVPLIRRFQCGYEHGAKQANPKVEVVANMTGTTPSAWSDPTRGGELAKAQFSRGVDVVFAAAGGTGTGVYQAAKDQGKLAIGVDSNQNHLQPGTMLTSMLKRVDNAIHGIALSAKNGSWKPGTVVLGLKEQGVGLAMDQHNARLVSEDTKKKLAAVESDIVSGKVKVATYTPEAGCKY, from the coding sequence ATGAGCATCAGAGCCGCCGCTGTCGTCATCGCTGCCGCGCTGGCCGCATCCGCCCATGCCCAGACCCGGCAGCCCGCCGTCGTCTACGACGCCGGGGGCAAGTTCGACAAGTCCTTCAACGAAGCGGCCTACAACGGCATCGAGCGCTTCAAGAAGGAGACCGGCACCGCCTACCTGGACTTCGAGATTTCCAACGACACGCAGCGCGAGCAGGCCCTGCGCCGGATGGCGCAGAAAGGTGCCGATCCCATCATCGCGGTCGGCTTCGGCCATGCCTCGGCGCTCGAGAAGGTCGCCAAGGAATTTCCGAACGCGCACTTCGCGATCATCGATTCCGAGGTCAAGCTGCCGAACGTGCAGTCGGTGCTGTTCAAGGACCAGGAAGGCTCCTTCCTCGCCGGCTGGCTCGCCGCCACGACCAGCAAGAGCGGCAAGGTGGGCTTCATCGGCGGCATGGACGTGCCGCTGATCCGCCGCTTCCAGTGCGGCTACGAGCACGGCGCGAAGCAGGCCAATCCCAAGGTCGAGGTCGTGGCCAACATGACCGGCACCACGCCGAGCGCGTGGAGCGACCCGACCCGCGGCGGCGAGCTCGCGAAGGCGCAGTTCTCGCGCGGCGTCGACGTGGTGTTCGCCGCGGCCGGCGGCACCGGTACCGGCGTGTACCAGGCTGCCAAGGACCAGGGCAAGCTGGCCATCGGCGTCGACAGCAACCAGAACCACCTGCAGCCGGGCACCATGCTCACGTCCATGCTCAAGCGCGTCGACAACGCGATCCACGGCATCGCGCTGTCGGCGAAGAACGGCAGCTGGAAGCCCGGCACCGTCGTGCTCGGCCTGAAGGAGCAAGGCGTCGGCCTCGCGATGGACCAGCACAACGCCAGGCTGGTGAGCGAGGACACGAAGAAGAAGCTGGCGGCGGTGGAATCGGACATCGTGTCCGGCAAGGTGAAGGTGGCGACCTACACACCCGAAGCCGGCTGCAAGTACTGA
- a CDS encoding ABC transporter substrate-binding protein codes for MATTRISIALAAAGLLSATLAQAGEVEVLHWWTSGGEAKAVAELKASMQKKGHTWKDFAVAGGAGDAAMTVLKSRVVSGNAPAAAQIKGPSIQEWAREDVLANMDDVAKANKWDELLPKAIADGLKYKGHYVAAPVNVHRVNWLWTNPEAFKKAGAKVPTTWDEFFTAAEALKKAGITPVAHGGQNWQDFTTFETVALGVGGVDFYKKAIVQLDPGSLKSPTMEKVLTTFKRIKGYTDKNAPGRDWNLATAMVIKGEAGMQFMGDWAKGEFLAAGKTPGKDFGCVAAPGTAKAYTYNVDSFALFKLKDAGNQKAQQDLAAAIMSPEFQEVFNLNKGSIPVRLNMNLDKFDECAKTSAADFVATSKAGALVPSAAHGMAIPSAAEGAIKDVVSQFWNDDKATPAATMDKLVSAAKTKSGT; via the coding sequence ATGGCTACGACCCGTATTTCGATCGCCCTGGCCGCCGCCGGCCTGCTGAGCGCCACGCTGGCCCAGGCCGGCGAAGTCGAGGTGTTGCACTGGTGGACGTCGGGCGGCGAGGCCAAGGCCGTTGCGGAGCTGAAGGCGTCGATGCAGAAGAAGGGCCACACCTGGAAGGACTTTGCGGTCGCGGGCGGGGCCGGCGATGCAGCCATGACCGTGCTGAAGTCGCGCGTGGTCTCGGGCAACGCCCCGGCGGCGGCGCAGATCAAGGGCCCGTCCATCCAGGAGTGGGCGCGCGAAGACGTGCTGGCCAACATGGACGATGTGGCCAAGGCGAACAAGTGGGACGAGCTGCTGCCCAAGGCGATCGCCGACGGCCTGAAGTACAAGGGCCACTACGTCGCCGCGCCGGTGAACGTGCACCGCGTGAATTGGCTGTGGACCAATCCGGAAGCCTTCAAGAAGGCCGGCGCGAAGGTGCCGACCACCTGGGACGAGTTCTTCACCGCGGCCGAGGCGCTGAAGAAGGCCGGCATCACGCCGGTGGCGCACGGCGGCCAGAACTGGCAGGACTTCACCACCTTCGAGACCGTCGCGCTGGGCGTCGGCGGCGTCGACTTCTACAAGAAGGCGATCGTGCAGCTCGATCCGGGCTCGCTGAAGAGCCCGACGATGGAGAAGGTGCTGACCACCTTCAAGCGCATCAAGGGCTACACCGACAAGAACGCGCCGGGCCGCGACTGGAACCTGGCCACCGCGATGGTCATCAAGGGCGAGGCCGGCATGCAGTTCATGGGCGACTGGGCCAAGGGCGAGTTCCTCGCCGCCGGCAAGACGCCGGGCAAGGACTTCGGCTGCGTGGCCGCGCCGGGCACCGCCAAGGCCTACACCTACAACGTCGACAGCTTCGCGCTGTTCAAGCTGAAGGACGCCGGCAACCAGAAGGCGCAGCAGGACCTCGCCGCGGCCATCATGTCGCCCGAGTTCCAGGAGGTGTTCAACCTCAACAAAGGCTCGATCCCGGTGCGCCTGAACATGAACCTCGACAAGTTCGACGAGTGCGCCAAGACCTCGGCCGCCGACTTCGTCGCGACCTCGAAGGCCGGCGCGCTGGTGCCCTCCGCCGCGCACGGCATGGCGATCCCGTCGGCCGCCGAAGGCGCCATCAAGGACGTGGTGTCGCAGTTCTGGAACGACGACAAGGCGACGCCCGCGGCGACCATGGACAAGCTGGTGTCGGCGGCGAAGACGAAGTCGGGGACCTGA